One Xylocopa sonorina isolate GNS202 unplaced genomic scaffold, iyXylSono1_principal scaffold0014, whole genome shotgun sequence genomic window carries:
- the LOC143431820 gene encoding putative aconitate hydratase, mitochondrial produces the protein MSYCVRVLQGQRLAVFTADLQQRCFSASALNFAAQKVAMSKFDSNNYLPYNQLEENLKVVKRRLDRPLTLSEKVLYSHLDEPEKQDIVRGTSYLRLRPDRVAMQDATAQMAMLQFISSGLPKVAVPSTIHCDHLIEAQIGGDQDLKRAKDINKEVYNFLKTAGAKYGVGFWNPGSGIIHQIILENYAFPGLLMIGTDSHTPNGGGLGCLCIGVGGADAVDVMANIPWELKCPKVIGVKLTGSLKGWTSPKDIILKVAGILTVKGGTGAIVEYFGPGVDSISCTGMATICNMGAEIGATTSIFPYNRRMQDYLKATGRADIANTANQHKDTLLTADHNAKYDQVIELDLNTLEPHVNGPFTPDLAHPISKLGETAKKNGWPNEIKVGLIGSCTNSSYEDMGRCANIAKQALDNGLKAKSTFNVTPGSEQIRATIERDGIAKILRDFGGVVLANACGPCIGQWDRRDIKKGDKNTIVTSYNRNFTGRNDANPATHAFVTSPELVTALSIAGRLDFNPVTDKLKAKDGKEFLLKDPYGDELPNRGFDPGMETYDAPPADGSKVKVDVSPKSERLQLLEPFDKWDKKDLTDMTILIKVKGKCTTDHISAAGPWLKYRGHLDNISNNMFIGAVNAENGEMNKVKNQLTGEWGKVPDVARHYKKNGVKWVAVGDENYGEGSSREHAALEPRHLGGRAIIVKSFARIHETNLKKQGLLPLTFANPSDYDKIEPTDKISLLGLKDLAPGKPVKAEIKHKDGKVDSITLNHTMNEQQISWFKAGSALNRMKEIASGQ, from the exons ATGTCCtactgcgttcgagtccttcaGGGCCAG AGATTGGCTGTTTTCACAGCAGACCTCCAGCAACGATGTTTCAGCGCGAGCGCTTTGAATTTTGCCGCCCAAAAGGTGGCCATGTCGAAATTCGACTCGAACAATTATCTTCCGTACAACCAATTGGAGGAGAACCTGAAAGTCGTCAAAAGAAG ATTGGATCGACCATTGACTTTATCAGAGAAAGTGTTGTACTCTCATCTGGATGAACCAGAGAAACAGGACATCGTTCGTGGCACAAGTTACCTCAGATTGCGACCTGATCGCGTGGCAATGCAGGACGCCACTGCTCAGATGGCAATGTTGCAATTTATCAGCTCTG GACTGCCAAAAGTGGCAGTGCCCTCAACAATCCACTGCGACCATCTAATCGAAGCCCAAATCGGCGGTGACCAGGACTTAAAACGCGCCAAGGACATCAACAAAGAAGTGTACAACTTCCTGAAGACAGCTGGCGCGAAATACGGCGTTGGTTTCTGGAATCCTGGCTCTGGGATCATCCACCAGATCATTTTGGAGAACTACGCGTTCCCTGGCTTACTGATGATCGGCACTGACTCTCACACGCCCAATGGCGGCGGTTTAGGCTGTCTTTGCATCGGCGTAGGTGGCGCAGACGCTGTGGACGTGATGGCGAACATACCATGGGAGTTAAAATGCCCCAAAGTGATTGGAGTGAAGCTGACAGGCAGTCTGAAGGGCTGGACCAGCCCCAAAGACATCATCCTAAAGGTTGCTGGCATCCTGACAGTGAAAGGAGGCACTGGAGCTATCGTAGAGTACTTTGGACCAGGCGTGGACAGCATCAGCTGCACAGGGATGGCTACGATATGCAACATGGGGGCAGAAATTGGTGCCACCACCTCGATCTTCCCCTACAACCGTCGAATGCAGGACTATCTGAAGGCCACTGGTCGTGCTGACATTGCAAACACTGCTAATCAGCACAAAGACACCCTTTTGACTGCTGACCATAACGCTAAGTACGATCAGGTCATCGAATTGGACCTAAACACCTTGGAACCGCATGTGAATGGACCTTTCACACCTGACCTGGCTCATCCCATCTCTAAACTGG GTGAAACTGCCAAGAAGAACGGCTGGCCAAACGAGATCAAGGTTGGGCTGATTGGGTCCTGCACGAACAGCTCTTACGAGGACATGGGTCGATGCGCGAACATCGCGAAACAGGCTCTGGACAACGGTTTGAAGGCGAAGTCCACGTTCAATGTCACGCCAGGCTCTGAGCAGATTCGCGCCACCATCGAACGCGATGGGATC GCGAAAATCTTGCGAGACTTCGGTGGCGTCGTCCTGGCGAACGCTTGCGGGCCCTGCATCGGCCAATGGGATCGCAGGGACATCAAGAAAGGCGACAAGAACACAATAGTCACCTCGTACAATCGAAATTTCACGGGTCGAAACGATGCCAACCCGGCTACGCACGCTTTCGTCACCAGCCCTGAACTTGTCACTGCCCTTTCGATCGCTGGCAGGCTAGACTTTAACCCAGTGACCGATAAACTGAAGGCCAAGGACGGAAAAGAGTTTCTTTTGAAAGATCCGTACG GTGACGAGCTGCCAAATCGCGGTTTCGACCCTGGCATGGAGACCTACGACGCTCCACCAGCCGATGGAAGCAAAGTGAAGGTCGACGTGAGCCCAAAAAGCGAGCGACTGCAACTGCTGGAGCCGTTCGACAAGTGGGACAAGAAGGACCTGACAGACATGACGATTCTGATCAAAGTGAAAGGCAAATGCACGACAGACCACATCTCAGCGGCTGGTCCATGGCTGAAATATCGTGGCCACTTGGACAACATCTCGAACAACATGTTCATAGG AGCTGTAAATGCAGAGAACGGCGAGATGAACAAGGTGAAGAACCAATTAACTGGCGAATGGGGCAAGGTACCAGACGTGGCAAGGCACTACAAGAAGAATGGCGTCAAATGGGTGGCAGTTGGTGACGAGAACTACGGAGAAGGTTCGTCCAGGGAGCACGCAGCTTTAGAGCCAAGACATCTTGGTGGCAGAGCCATAATCGTGAAGAGTTTCGCTCGTATCCACGAAACGAACCTGAAGAAACAAGGTCTGCTGCCTCTGACCTTCGCCAATCCCAGTGACTACGACAAAATCGAGCCCACTGACAAGATCAGCCTGTTGGGGTTGAAGGATTTGGCTCCTGGCAAG CCAGTGAAAGCAGAGATCAAGCACAAGGATGGCAAGGTGGACAGCATCACACTGAACCACACGATGAACGAGCAGCAGATATCCTGGTTCAAGGCTGGCTCTGCCCTGAATCGCATGAAGGAGATCGCCAGTGGCCAGTAA
- the LOC143431866 gene encoding B9 domain-containing protein 1, giving the protein MAVEGEFFLSIVGSIEHAEFYDTNNAYCKYGFHFGPEWSVVAGIEEGLTQMCRCSSDPRNLAVWNFPIDVTFKSSNPYGWPQLIMSIYGLDTFGHDVIRGYGVCHLPLKAGHHVKRVSIYTPESSSTLQRLTAWLTGRRPELIDPTILATGGGRELTRMRVEGIVTVTFDAVLKDFFELGYSNDQRQRK; this is encoded by the exons ATGGCAGTTGAgggtgaattctttttgtcgatCGTTGGATCGATCGAGCATGCCGAGTTCTACGATACCAACAATGCTTACTGCAAGTATGGCTTCCATTTTGGTCCTGAATGGAGCGTCGTTGCT GGTATCGAAGAGGGTCTGACACAGATGTGTAGATGCAGCAGTGATCCACGAAATTTGGCTGTTTGGAATTTTCCCATAGATGTCACGTTTAAGAGTAGCAACCCTTATGGAT GGCCTCAGTTAATAATGTCGATCTACGGGTTGGACACTTTTGGTCATGACGTTATCAGGGGATATGGAGTATGTCATTTGCCACTGAAAGCGGGTCACCACGTGAAAAG GGTGTCAATATACACACCAGAGTCCTCCTCAACGCTGCAACGATTAACAGCCTGGTTAACCGGAAGAAGGCCAGAGTTAATTGATCCAACGATATTAGCCACTGGTGGTGGAAGAGAAC TGACGCGCATGAGGGTGGAGGGCATTGTTACGGTTACGTTCGACGCTGTGCTGAAAGATTTCTTCGAGTTGGGCTACAGCAACGACCAGCGACAGAggaagtaa